AAAGTTTAAACGTGTTCTAAATCTTTTAaaacaagaggaagaaaagttttcaaaaacgaaTGGCGTTAGAACTTTAGCCAAACAAGTGTTAGAAATCAGAGAAACAATTGAGAAggtcgaagaaaaaatccaaaagtTAATAAACAGGATAAAGACAAAGAAGGCTGAGAAAATTACTGGCATCTTACATGCTCAAGTCGATGGTACTGGAACTCATAACTTGTTCGATAAGCTGAGTAACATTGGAAACGTTCCtatcttttcaaacaaCTTTCAGCAAtacattaaaaaatatgaattcgatgatgtttttgataaggatAATCGAAACACTGATCCTcgtgaaaatgaaatcttaTGTGAGATTATCAAAGAAGGACGTACTGAAAGCTTAGATGTTGCAAAATACTCGAAAGAAGCAATTGTGGGAACCTTACATGAATCCTCGATAAATCCAGTTAAACAACGTTTATACGATCATAAAATTGATCAGAACATGAGATACGAGAAATTCTTGATTAGCACTGTTATTGAGACAGTGAGGAATGCTACTAAAGAGTTTAAAAAATTAAGTATTGATACTTCTATTGAGAACAAACAGAGGAACCAAGCTCTAATTGATTTGGAAACatatgaaatatttttaaaCAAGTTAACCACtaagaagaataaaattaCAAATGAGGCTAAACaggatgatgatatttcaaatctcGATCAGTTAATGGAActcgatgaaaaaattgaaaaaactagTAATATAATTCTTAGGTTACAAAAAAGTTTAGAATCAATTGATTCCTATAAAGATGTTAAGAGGTTACATGAAAGAAATGATTCCACCGGTAAATATTACTTATTCGATACACTTACCTCAAAAAATAGGAAATTTTACCCTAAGGATTGGGTATTTAAGCATAAGATGACTaaaattggaaatattCCTGTCTTTTTGAACAACTTTCAgcaattcattgaaaagtaTCAATTcgataatatttttgatccacaaattcaaaacatcGATCCTcgtgaaaatgaaatcttaTGTGAGGTTATCAAAGAAGGTTTCAATGAAAGTCCTGCCATAATGAACATCAATACAGGTGACATCTTTAGAATCATTCGTGatttaaagaagaaatacgCAAGCCTTTTCGGTAGAGATATAAGACAAAAGGCTTGGGAAAAGGTGTTGGTGGATACAACTTGTAAGGATACTGATTTGTTAATGAATGAACTTCAAAAGTTAGTATTAATGGAAAAATGGACCCTGTCACAATGTTGTCAAAATTGTCCAAATCTTACACACATTTTAAAAGAGGCAATTCTTGGAACCTTACATGAATCTTTGAGAAATCCGGTTAAACAACGTTTACACATTTACtcaattgatgaaaatgagagaattgaagaaattctaATCAATATCGTAATTGAAACAGTAATGGACTTGAGTTCAACTGACTCTAATTATTCGGAAAGAAATTGTAAGTACTGTAAATCGGAATTACACAGCTCGGTAAACTgtagaaagaaattaaacaaAAACTTAGGCCTACCACGTCCAGCTACTCAAAAGGTAAATATTCGCAAGGTTcaacccaaaaaaaatacactAAAACTGGCACAAAACTAGTCAgaacctttgaaaaaacaaaagaaaaagaacaaaaagagTTCAAACAAAAACCTAGTCATTGTGTATACTGGTTCAGGCGTCAATATCacgaataataaaaatttattgCACGATTATAAAGACAACGAAGAAAAGGTGAAATTCTTTGGTATCTGTTGGAGTACAATAATATATCTTTAAGGGGGCATGTTGGAATAAGTTTCCACGAATATACACTTATTCGTATAAATTGGAGTAAGtgattgttggaacaataatcaactatccatcaattactagtacagctgattaatacattcaatcacgtagctagaagattatcatatacggtgttaagaagatgacaaaaattattagaccagtgaaataagattcaggacagtcatcaaatttagtggaagctgaagtgcaaggattgataatgcaataggatcaatgaataaagacgtataaaatgaagaaagaaataagaataagattatgtaaaagtattgattccctttcgtggattccaaaatccatgaggagaacttctagtatatcctatatacataatattattaaccttatcaaaaatggaatcccaacaaatgtcacaagatttaAATGGTCAATAGTGATGACGGACATTCTTATGATGATACCGATTATATTGGAGTAGGTGAATTCTAATAATATAATTTACCGCAATAATAAGATAAAGATCTATTAATTGACCAGAACCTAGTATATAAGAAGATGAGTTATGACCAAAACTTGTCATGAATGCGACGAATTATGTCTGAACCATTGGGTTTCATATAGCCAATCagcgtgtgttttatatacctctcttatatagcataagaaagaaatctGCCTTTATTCTCAATTAATACTaataattatcaacaatattGCTATTGACTACTTATGGCAGTGGATCTTAGTTTGTTTCAGATTAGTCAATAGTTACTCTTTTGGGTAATTGTATCATATCTTAACTGTTTAAGATAGttctattcttttctaTTACAGGACTTAATGCGTCAAAAACATATGGTTTTCACAGATTATTAGCTTCTATGGCCAAGTTGGTAAGGCGCCACACTAGTAATGTGGAGATCATCGGTTCAACTCCGATTGGAAGCATTTTTTGCCCTTCATGAATCTGGGTAATAAAGCAATAACGTGTGCTATTCCATAACTGTCCAGCAGTGCTTATTGCCAGAAGTCGATAAAGAACAGAAAATGTGTACATAATTCTTTATGAATTTTATTTAACTTTTCAAGATgttatttattattattaatagTGTTGATGGTATATCTTtacatttattttctactCTCGCATAATGAATGAGTGACATTGAGTTTAATTGTATTTTACATGCAAACAAagaatgaaggaaaaaaagaaagcattgTTTTATGGATGAGATAAGCTGTTGGTATGAATATTTATTGTTGGTATTTTACAGCTTAGTCAGTGCAAAGAACTGTTATTGGAAACCTTTGTATCATCATAATCATCGTCACCATTAGAGGCATTACTGCCAGTATTCGAACTTGCATCATCGGGATTTACAATGTGTAATTGTCTTTCTTCCATCATATCCGGTAACGAAGTAGCGCTGAATCTTTGGTTCCCGTTATAGATCGAAGGAGGTTCTTCATACACCACTGAGGGGAGACGGCTTCTTCTACTGACATTATGGGCATCACCAGCCACGGTAGATTCTCTACCACCCGGTAACCTTGTCGGCAGATCATAGGCGCCGAAAGTAGAAGTTGTGTTCTTGGATAATGCCGTGTTATTTCTGGATGGTATGTGCCAGTTGGGAGTGGAAGCAGATGGTGGAATAGCGGGGATAGCATCGGCATCACCCAACGAGTAAGGCTGGTAGTGTTTTGTCTCTTCTAAGTCTACGTGTTGAGTAGATTGGCGACGTTTCTTccaaacaaaataaaaaatggcCAACGCTAGCAGGACGACGGTACCACAAACGACACCTACCACGACACCTGCAATGGCACCGCCGCTTAAACTTTTGCTCTTGGAAGAGCTCGACTTACCACTCAGAGAGGTACTAGTAGAGGACGACGTAGATGAAGCCATCTCATAAACGGAGGTCCTTGTAACAAGTATCGCGCTTGCTTGTTCATTGGCTTGACTGACGACGGACTGAGTCACGACGAGAGTAGTGTAATGAGTAGGCGTATCTATGGAACTGGACGAAGGAGCGGGTGTAGACGTTGCCGtcgaagatgaagataaagatgaaggtgaagatgatgtggtggatgaagaagttgtCTGTGTAGAAGACGTTTCTAAActggaagaagaggaagaagcgCTGGTAGAACTAGTAGTAGAAGAAGTGGTAGAAGGGGAAGTAGTCGTTTTTGGAGAGGAGGTGGCAGTGGCGGTTGAGGGAGAGGAGGAGGATGTTTGAGTAGCAGAAGAGCTAGTTGAAGTTTTCGTGTCCGATTTCGAGGACGTTTTCGAACTAACGCTTGTACTCGATGACGATGTTGTTGACGATGTTGAGGACGCGgtagatgaagatgagtCCGCGGTAGAGGCAGCGTTATTGATGTAAACGTTCATGGCAGAAGAACCACCACACTTTTGGTAGGGCCAACCAGCGCAATTAACGTCACATTTACTGGCATCTAGCTGGGTCAAGGATTGCACTTGAGATACCGAACCACCACAGTAACAGCCTGTACCGTCGAAAAGGGCAACGACAGCCTGGCCAGAACACTCGTTCTCACAGTACGAAACCGATTGATACTCATAAACACCTTTGTAAGTCAGCCCCAATTTTCGGATGTCGCTTGCCGAATAGCAAGCCTTATATGTGAACTGGTCAGCCAACACGGCTCGTATAAAGAGGAGCCACACGAATATGAAAGATCCGTGTATGAGTGGTAGATGCATGCTTAGCTTCTATGGTGCTGCTAcacaataaaaaatatcaactaAGAAACGACTAGAAACCAgaaagaaagtgaaaaacgaaaaaaaaaagtattcTATAACCGAACAACAATGTTTATTTTCACtaagttctttttttttttggcaaaaaacaaaggcaGAAATGAAGAGagggaaagaaagaacaaaatggGTATCGAAGACTAACCACGAATTATAACTATAGTTGTTCGAGCTGTGGTATCCCAGATAGTTTGATAGACGGAATGGAGGGGTAATAAAATCGTTTGTGTGCTTTACACTGACGCTCTTCCCTCTTTATTTCTTCGAAGAACGGAACAGAGAAACAAACAAGTCGGAATTGTTTTCTACAACACTtataaaaagaagtaaAACGAGTGTTATGAAACGGAACAAAAACTGCTGAATTGCACTTCCAGGAGTGTGCTAGCTCACAATATACAAACACATGCAAACATAACGAAAAGGGAGAAAGGGCCTAGATGACCAAATCAAGAATGGCTCAGTGTTGAAACATTCTGTTTAATGTCGAAACGGCCGTAAACAAAACACATTCCCACAAAACACCGCAccgcgaaaaaaaaagtgaaaaaaacgCGAAATGCTCGTAATATTACCCGACCAAAAACACGTGATCGGGGGGCGCTGGTCTAGCCGGCTGATTTGTCGATGCGATAGCAGCGATGGTGCATCGGTGGAACAAACCGGGGACGGTGTATAACGCAGCAACTTTGACGTGGGCGGGTGCAGCCATGTTCGTCTCGTTGTTACTGCAGCTCTTTTTTGATCTGGTATCTGATCTGATCTGTTCTGTCgtacttcctttttttggccTACCCAGGCGGGCAATGGCAGTGCAAAAATAATTAGAATATGTgtgtgaaatttttcagattatggccaatgaagaaagagatgGGGGGGAGTGAGCTGTAAGAGGAGAGGAATAGACGGAAACAGCACGGTGAAGTAGTTATGTCCCAGTCGTTGAAGTCTCTAGATAGGAAAATAGCGAAGAGGAGACAAGTGTATAAGCCCGTGCTAGACAATCCGTTTACGAATGAAGCGCATCTGTGGCCACACGTGCGCGACCAGCCGTTGATCTGGCAGCTGCTGCGGTCCTCCATTTTGAATAAGCTGGCACATATCCAATCGGGGGAGGAGTACCCTTGGGAGCTGTACACTGAGTTTAATGATATTGTACAGTATCTGAGGAGCGATCAGGGGAATACCGACCCAGTCTGTCTTTTTGTATGCAATAGAGATCCTGACGTGCCGCTCGTGCTCTTGCAGCAAATTCCTTTATTATGCTACATGGCGCCGATGGCCGTCAAGCTGGTGCAGCTGCCTAAGAATGCCATGGCTACTTTCAAGTCGGTCTCTAAATACGGAATGCTGCTATTGCGGTGCGATGACAGGGTCGATAAGAAATTTGTGTCGCAGATTGAGAAGAACGTTGACCCGCTCCAATTTCCATGGTTGAATGCTGTCAAGTATCAGCCCACGTCCGTCAAGCTGCTGAAGACTACCGTGCCCATTGTTTCGAAGAATAAGCAAAAGTAGTGGTAATTACCCGCGCAGCGCTGCTTTCTAGAAGgcggaagaaaaaagtggGAAGAGGAAgtgaggaaaaaagaaatgcgtatttttgaaaaaaaaagttggaaTTCAACTAAACTCGATACTTTTCGAACAAACCATCAGTTTATTGCAAGCGTTGAAACGAAACAACAACTCACAACACATTCATGGCTGTCTTGAATCCAAATAACTGGCACTGGGTAGATAAAAACACCTTACCTTGGTCTAAGGACTACTTGAACGGTAAATTAACGAGTCTATCCACTGTTTCTTCCGATGGGAAGAGTAGAATCGAATTGACTCAGGTGAGTAGCATCACCGGTGACTCCAACGTCTCCCAGAGAAAGGGTAAGCCGATCTGCTACTTTGACTTACAATTATCGGTGAACGTCAAAGTGACAAATTTAGATACTAATAAGGATAACAAAGACGATGACGACATGCTTGCGGACGGGAAACTAGAAATTCCAGAGTTCATGCATGACGAATCTGATTTCCCCATTTTGTCTCAAGGTTTCGATGTGTTTGACGGATTGGTTAGATCTGAATTTGTCCCTAAAGTGTTGGAGACGCTACTAAAATACCAAGATGACTTGATTAAAGAACATTCGAGGGATTTACAGGTTTGATCTGCCCACATCACGTAGATAGACCAGGATCCCTTCTAATTCCCCACCGTTTTCGcaattgtttttcttttcctttcttaTACACACTCAATACATAACatgtatacatatacatagataatgaagaaaagagcaGCGGTCGACAAGCTTAATAAACATACGGAACTATCTTGTAAGGAACTCTTCTTTCGTACTCTTCCCAATTCTCCCCATATTTCGTGCGACACTTGTGCTCGTCACGTTGTTGACGGTGCAATAACAGTGTGGCGAAGTATAACGAGTAGTAATACGTCAGGGGAGTTTGGAACCATGTGGACAAACACCAACTTAACGAAATCAGCCAGTCACCGAAATAGTTGATATGTTGTGATTTAGCCCACCATCCATCACATAATAATTTCGTGCCACGTTTAGTCTGAATGCTTTTTAGATTCTGCAATTTCCCCTGTCTAAACTCGGATTTTTGCTTGTTTGCGGAATGGAAGATGTAGTATCCCAAAAACATCATTGCTAATATCCCCACGACTTTGGTCCATCCCAGTTCCACGGGTGAAACGCTCAAATAACGGGCCTGCAAGGAGTAGGTAAATGGAACCAAACTCAAATCGCCAAATGCTAGCATGAAGCCAAATCCATCTGTAGTGATATCCATCATTGTTAGCAcaccttcttcatttaACACCCCATCGAATATGTAAAATCCCTGTAAGAAATTAACGAGAACCAATGCATCGTTAATTTTACCGGTCATCAGGTAGTGATGATGTAAGCATGACAGATTGATAAGCAACCATAACAGCATACCGGGTCTTAATTCGGAAAACATCTTGATATCTAGAGGTCCCAACCGGGGGTTCAACTCTCTACCAATAAACCAATCGTAAACCATATTTCCCGAATTCCCACCTTGTGCCAAGATCTTTTCTCTACGACCATCATTGTTCTTCCTAAAGATTAACGGTATGAAACTGGCAATATAGCAATACGTAGCCAAACAGaacgaaaacaaaatgGATACTATGCACAGATTAACGTGGTTGTCATACAGGTACTGTAATTCAGGCAATTGACCATCAGTTAGCTTCCATCTTACAGCCAAAACCAAGATCAGAGTTGTAGACATGGCAATCCCATTGATTTTGTACGAAAGCTTCGATCCGTCTCTTAACTGGACACCGTTCATGACTCTGCCGGGCAAAATGACGTCCAAAACCGCTAAAATACCATACCACAGACAATAAACGGTCCATAACTCGCAATTGCCCAAATAGTAACGCAATGGCTTGATACCGTTCCAAAGCTCAACTATGTCAAAATTGTGGAAAAATCCCTTAATAAAATAATCGGGCCTAACCATTTGATTCAAGATGATAGTGAAAACAGGTAGCCCTATACTGATGCCTAGGGCACCAATCAATCCACCAAATTCAAACTCCGTAGTTCTGGGGTTCAATGCTGATACCATCCTTTCTCTTTTCGCAAAACTCGTACCCTGCTTTTAAACTATACTACTACAAAGTTAATCTGAGGTTTATTaagcaagaaaacaacaataggacgaaaaaaagacaGTTGAGAACCAGCTTAAGTATCAGGTCCCTCTTGATACTCAATTGGAGCACATAAAACCTCCGTTATGCAAAACCCTTTATATGCACAACCTTCACACAATGTAAATTTGCGATGACGCCTACGTACAAGAGGGCGAAAGGCGATATAAATTTTTACGGGATTTCTCGTttagatgaaaaaaaaaaaatgaacgaCAGAGCGTTGGAAGCCGGGCAACGGCCCATTTTATAAGCGTTTCAAAAGTGCGTCACATATTAACTGAAACTTCTGGCCAGTTTGGCAGCGGTAAAACGTATATATACAGTGGATGTGACCGGCAAGGGCTCTTACAGTAgcttggaaaaaatgtaaCTACCAGATTCtcctttttgaattatAGACGATAGTGATATGGCAGGTCTCACATGTTATTTGCAACTTGGTGACAGGCTCTCTCAAATATGGCtaaataaatatacatTGGCGTTGCTGCTGGCGATGATAAAGcttatatttttctctcAATCTGTACAGCATGCGTTAGAAGCCTCGCAGGCATACATACTGTCCAATTGTCACAACATCGATACATTCTATTCCAAAGTGACAGACAACACACCCCACTATCTGGGCGTCATGGGCAATTACCTCATCGAAAAGGGTATGGAGGAAACAGTCAAGGCCACTCTGGAGACGCTATCGCTTATAGTTTATGCCAGTGAAGGATTGCTTAATTTTGTGATTGATTTGTATTTGGGCACATATGCCTGCTTGATCGTCAGTGCCGTGGATGGGACTGTGGATGTCGCCACTAACACTACGGAAAAATTGATCAGTTTGGTCAACGATACAGTTTCGAGTGTAGCCAATGAATTGGATAATGGGTTGGATGACATCTCCAAGGTAATCAATAAGGTCATTAAGGCTGCATCCAAAGTGGaggatttttttactggcgacgacgatgacgacAGTAACATGACCTCGTCCATTAAAAGTGTCAACCTCACCATATCTGCACTCCATAATCTATATATTCCCTCGTcaatcaacaacaaattaGAGGAGCTATCAGCGAAGACACCAGATTTTGCGCAAGTTAAAAATTCCACGAAGAATCTGATATCAGTTCCCTTTAATGAAGTACGTAAGAATATCAAAGCCATGAACACTAGCAAATTAATTGCAGACACCTCAGTTTTGTACGTCCCCCCAATTTCTGTTGCCAATGGCACTGGGATATGTTCATCCAATGAATCGGGCATTATAGATTTTTACGCTGTTCTGGGGCAAGTTCTGAGAATAAGTACCATAGTCTGCATCACCTTACTGATATGCTGTGCCGTTGGTGCGATGATACCTGTTGCCTGGAACGAAATAAAACTTTGGAAACGTCTTTGCAGTATGAGAGACCAATACATGCTGAGTAGGCAAGATTCGTATACGTCCTTTTCCAGCGAAAATACTCACGAATTGAAGGACCCGTTCGCAGATCCACCTTTACACAAGGATCAATACGATGTCATTGCAAGCTATCAGCAGTGCTTTCAAACATGGAATACCAGAATCGCATGTCAGATGACAAAGGTTGTCACTCTAGGAAAATCACCACAGGACATCGACCCTGATactagaaagaaaatagagTGGGTAGTGGCTTATATGACGTCCGAAAGGGCACTGTGCATTCTAGGAATTGGATTGTTGGGTATCTTGGTGTGCATATGCCAATTTGCCATGATATCAGTGCTTCAACACAAGATAGGCCATTCATTGGCGTCCAGTGACAGCAGTAACGTTCAAACTCTGCTGAAGTCCAGCGCTGCTGTTGATATAGAAAACCAAATGAGTCTTTGGAGCGTTCAAACAAACGATTACATAAACACCACCGAGACCAATATCAACCGGGAGGTATTTGGGTGGATAGGCACGACAACACGATCCATAAACAGCACTGTGGCCACCATGATCTCCGATATAGACACTACTTTGGCAGACGTGTTCAATGGGACACTGCTATATAACCCGATGAAGACGGTTGTTGGATGTGTCATCGAAAACAAGCTCTACACAATAGAGAAGGCAATGACGTGGATCCATGACAAGGCCCAGCTGCAGATTCCGAGAATTAACGGGACCCAGATCAAGCAGGCCCTGGAAAAACAAGCAAACAACGGCACTACGGCTGCAACCAGTTCCACATCTTCCGCTACAGCAAGCTTACTGGAGGACCTCGTAGATGAAATGAGGGAAGGGCTTTTGAAGGTTCTGCGAGCTTACTACAGGATAACCATGGGAGAACTTACGGTGGCCTTGATCATTATCGGAGTGTGGCTGGTACAATTGCCCATAGCCATGGTAATTCTTCGGTCACGTCTTCGCAAGAGCACCCTTCACTGACTTATGgacgttattttttttcagaactCTATTCAATCatgacgaaaaaaaaaagaggctTATTCGAACCATTTCGCGTTGGGAACTTGAAATTCGCGGAGGAGAAGGAAGAGAGACGCAAAGAGAATCGTAAACCTTATCGTCAAATCATTGCACTTCGCAGTGATGGGCAATGAGACATCGTCATAGCCATTTCAATATTCATatagtttttcaatctttttAGTTAGCTCATACAATAAAAGATATCATTAGTAGGAACATcccctttcttttctcagTATCACCAGGTGATATATCACGTTTCATCGCTTCGGTTTCCCCACAAAGAACACGTTACTTGGCAATTTTCAGCTCTTATGAAGCGAATCTTTTCAGGTGATAACAACGCAGAAGATTCCTCCACCAGCAACCCGGGATTAATGAGCCCATCGAATTTTGGTGTTGGGTTCGGATCCCGTCTGAAAGTGAATACAActtcgaaaaagaaagttaaCGATTTATCGCCAACTTCACCCTTGGAAACCTCACCTGTATCGCCCGAATTAGTGCCGATTTTAACACTGCTAAATGCACATACACATAGGAGGTATCATGAAGGCgtatttttgattctaCAAGATCTGAAGAACGATGGCACTCACGCAGCCAGGAAATGGAAGGACGTGTATGGAGTCTTGTTAGGTACTCAACTAGCCCTATGGAATGCAAAGGAACTGGCTGAATTTAGCGAGCCATCTTGCCCTGTctctgaaaagaaattgaaagaaatcgCTTCCAAACCTACCTATATAAATTTGACAGATGCAACATTAAAAACTCTAGATAACTCCGACAATATTGTCATggaaagtggaaaaaatctGACTAATGCCTTGGTTGTTTCCACGACGTTGAAAAATCGATACTTCTTACAGTTCGGTAACAAAGAGTCTTTCAACAAATGGAATGCTGCCGTTCGCTTGTGTCTGTACGAATGTTCTTCGCTACAAGAGGCTTACACAGGTGCGTTTATTTCAAGTAGAGGCGCGAAACTAGGAGATATCAGGATCCTGCTTACCAATAGGAAATATGATTATAAGGATTGGGTTAGTGTTAGGTTCGGCGCAGGCATGCCTTGGAAGCGTTGCTATGCGGTAATCTCGCAATCTAgcaataagaaaaagggTAATTTTGGTGAAATAAACCTCTACGAAAGCGacaaaaaagtgaaaaaaaatcatgcAATGGCCACCATTGTAGAGGCGAAGGCACTTTATGCTGTTTATCCGTCCTCCCCAAAACTGATAGATTCTTCCACAATCATCAAAGTTGAGGGATCTgtaaaatttgaaaaaaaggaaaccgCTCAGGAAAAGGATGTCTTTATTATGCCCGAAAAACATCAAGC
The Saccharomyces kudriavzevii IFO 1802 strain IFO1802 genome assembly, chromosome: 14 DNA segment above includes these coding regions:
- the HCH1 gene encoding Hch1p (similar to Saccharomyces cerevisiae HCH1 (YNL281W); ancestral locus Anc_3.80); translation: MAVLNPNNWHWVDKNTLPWSKDYLNGKLTSLSTVSSDGKSRIELTQVSSITGDSNVSQRKGKPICYFDLQLSVNVKVTNLDTNKDNKDDDDMLADGKLEIPEFMHDESDFPILSQGFDVFDGLVRSEFVPKVLETLLKYQDDLIKEHSRDLQV
- the SKDI14G0500 gene encoding uncharacterized protein, which produces MTIPMTDETRYVIDDNMPAQVQSKVKTIDTVLSTQSSLKELSIEDDQMQEDLKNLTKFKRVLNLLKQEEEKFSKTNGVRTLAKQVLEIRETIEKVEEKIQKLINRIKTKKAEKITGILHAQVDGTGTHNLFDKLSNIGNVPIFSNNFQQYIKKYEFDDVFDKDNRNTDPRENEILCEIIKEGRTESLDVAKYSKEAIVGTLHESSINPVKQRLYDHKIDQNMRYEKFLISTVIETVRNATKEFKKLSIDTSIENKQRNQALIDLETYEIFLNKLTTKKNKITNEAKQDDDISNLDQLMELDEKIEKTSNIILRLQKSLESIDSYKDVKRLHERNDSTGKYYLFDTLTSKNRKFYPKDWVFKHKMTKIGNIPVFLNNFQQFIEKYQFDNIFDPQIQNIDPRENEILCEVIKEGFNESPAIMNINTGDIFRIIRDLKKKYASLFGRDIRQKAWEKVLVDTTCKDTDLLMNELQKLVLMEKWTLSQCCQNCPNLTHILKEAILGTLHESLRNPVKQRLHIYSIDENERIEEILINIVIETVMDLSSTDSNYSERNCKYCKSELHSSVNCRKKLNKNLGLPRPATQKVNIRKVQPKKNTLKLAQN
- the WSC2 gene encoding Wsc2p (similar to Saccharomyces cerevisiae WSC2 (YNL283C) and WSC3 (YOL105C); ancestral locus Anc_3.78), which translates into the protein MHLPLIHGSFIFVWLLFIRAVLADQFTYKACYSASDIRKLGLTYKGVYEYQSVSYCENECSGQAVVALFDGTGCYCGGSVSQVQSLTQLDASKCDVNCAGWPYQKCGGSSAMNVYINNAASTADSSSSTASSTSSTTSSSSTSVSSKTSSKSDTKTSTSSSATQTSSSSPSTATATSSPKTTTSPSTTSSTTSSTSASSSSSSLETSSTQTTSSSTTSSSPSSLSSSSTATSTPAPSSSSIDTPTHYTTLVVTQSVVSQANEQASAILVTRTSVYEMASSTSSSTSTSLSGKSSSSKSKSLSGGAIAGVVVGVVCGTVVLLALAIFYFVWKKRRQSTQHVDLEETKHYQPYSLGDADAIPAIPPSASTPNWHIPSRNNTALSKNTTSTFGAYDLPTRLPGGRESTVAGDAHNVSRRSRLPSVVYEEPPSIYNGNQRFSATSLPDMMEERQLHIVNPDDASSNTGSNASNGDDDYDDTKVSNNSSLH
- the ERG24 gene encoding delta(14)-sterol reductase (similar to Saccharomyces cerevisiae ERG24 (YNL280C); ancestral locus Anc_3.81), producing the protein MVSALNPRTTEFEFGGLIGALGISIGLPVFTIILNQMVRPDYFIKGFFHNFDIVELWNGIKPLRYYLGNCELWTVYCLWYGILAVLDVILPGRVMNGVQLRDGSKLSYKINGIAMSTTLILVLAVRWKLTDGQLPELQYLYDNHVNLCIVSILFSFCLATYCYIASFIPLIFRKNNDGRREKILAQGGNSGNMVYDWFIGRELNPRLGPLDIKMFSELRPGMLLWLLINLSCLHHHYLMTGKINDALVLVNFLQGFYIFDGVLNEEGVLTMMDITTDGFGFMLAFGDLSLVPFTYSLQARYLSVSPVELGWTKVVGILAMMFLGYYIFHSANKQKSEFRQGKLQNLKSIQTKRGTKLLCDGWWAKSQHINYFGDWLISLSWCLSTWFQTPLTYYYSLYFATLLLHRQQRDEHKCRTKYGENWEEYERRVPYKIVPYVY
- the PRM1 gene encoding pheromone-regulated protein PRM1 (similar to Saccharomyces cerevisiae PRM1 (YNL279W); ancestral locus Anc_1.65), translating into MAGLTCYLQLGDRLSQIWLNKYTLALLLAMIKLIFFSQSVQHALEASQAYILSNCHNIDTFYSKVTDNTPHYLGVMGNYLIEKGMEETVKATLETLSLIVYASEGLLNFVIDLYLGTYACLIVSAVDGTVDVATNTTEKLISLVNDTVSSVANELDNGLDDISKVINKVIKAASKVEDFFTGDDDDDSNMTSSIKSVNLTISALHNLYIPSSINNKLEELSAKTPDFAQVKNSTKNLISVPFNEVRKNIKAMNTSKLIADTSVLYVPPISVANGTGICSSNESGIIDFYAVLGQVLRISTIVCITLLICCAVGAMIPVAWNEIKLWKRLCSMRDQYMLSRQDSYTSFSSENTHELKDPFADPPLHKDQYDVIASYQQCFQTWNTRIACQMTKVVTLGKSPQDIDPDTRKKIEWVVAYMTSERALCILGIGLLGILVCICQFAMISVLQHKIGHSLASSDSSNVQTLLKSSAAVDIENQMSLWSVQTNDYINTTETNINREVFGWIGTTTRSINSTVATMISDIDTTLADVFNGTLLYNPMKTVVGCVIENKLYTIEKAMTWIHDKAQLQIPRINGTQIKQALEKQANNGTTAATSSTSSATASLLEDLVDEMREGLLKVLRAYYRITMGELTVALIIIGVWLVQLPIAMVILRSRLRKSTLH
- the POP3 gene encoding Pop3p (similar to Saccharomyces cerevisiae POP3 (YNL282W); ancestral locus Anc_3.79); its protein translation is MSQSLKSLDRKIAKRRQVYKPVLDNPFTNEAHLWPHVRDQPLIWQLLRSSILNKLAHIQSGEEYPWELYTEFNDIVQYLRSDQGNTDPVCLFVCNRDPDVPLVLLQQIPLLCYMAPMAVKLVQLPKNAMATFKSVSKYGMLLLRCDDRVDKKFVSQIEKNVDPLQFPWLNAVKYQPTSVKLLKTTVPIVSKNKQK